One window from the genome of Amycolatopsis sp. NBC_01480 encodes:
- the dnaJ gene encoding molecular chaperone DnaJ: MARDYYGILGVAKNASDQEIKRAYRKLARELHPDVNPSEDAQHRFGEVTTAYEVLSDPQKRKVVDLGGDPMDSGARGGGGDPFAGFGGLGDIMDAFFGAAGGGGGRGRGPRSRVQPGSDALIRLALTLEECATGADREITVDTAVVCDLCRGAGTAEGTTTKTCDTCGGAGEVQSVQRSFLGQVVTARPCPVCRGLGEVIPDPCRQCGGDGRIRARRNVTAKIPPGVGDGMRIRLSGQGEVGPGGGPAGDLYVEIDETPHEVFIREGNELHCNFRIPMTTAALGATVPITTLVDGDYELDIEPGTQPNTELVLTAKGMPRLRSSGRVDGRGDLHVHVDVVVPTKLDEAQRDLLVDLAQQRGEEVPTLASNGSKHGGLFSKLRAKNR, translated from the coding sequence GTGGCGAGGGACTACTACGGGATCCTCGGGGTGGCCAAGAACGCGTCCGATCAGGAGATCAAGCGCGCGTACCGCAAGCTGGCCCGCGAGCTCCACCCCGACGTGAACCCGTCGGAGGACGCGCAGCACAGGTTCGGCGAGGTGACCACCGCCTACGAGGTGCTCTCGGACCCGCAGAAGCGCAAGGTCGTCGACCTCGGCGGCGACCCGATGGACTCGGGCGCGCGCGGGGGCGGCGGCGACCCGTTCGCCGGTTTCGGCGGGCTCGGCGACATCATGGACGCGTTCTTCGGCGCGGCCGGCGGCGGGGGCGGCCGCGGACGGGGCCCGCGCAGCCGCGTGCAGCCCGGTTCCGACGCCCTGATCAGGCTCGCGCTCACGCTGGAGGAGTGCGCCACCGGCGCGGACCGTGAGATCACGGTCGACACCGCCGTGGTCTGCGACCTGTGCCGCGGCGCCGGCACCGCGGAGGGCACGACCACCAAGACCTGCGACACCTGCGGCGGCGCCGGCGAGGTGCAGTCGGTGCAGCGCTCGTTCCTCGGCCAGGTCGTCACGGCCCGCCCGTGCCCGGTCTGCCGCGGCCTCGGCGAGGTCATCCCCGACCCGTGCCGCCAGTGCGGCGGCGACGGGCGGATCCGCGCGCGGCGCAACGTCACGGCGAAGATCCCGCCGGGCGTCGGCGACGGCATGCGCATCCGGCTGTCCGGCCAGGGTGAGGTCGGCCCCGGCGGCGGCCCGGCGGGCGACCTGTACGTGGAGATCGACGAGACCCCGCACGAGGTGTTCATCCGCGAGGGCAACGAGCTGCACTGCAACTTCCGCATCCCGATGACCACCGCCGCGCTCGGCGCCACCGTGCCGATCACCACACTGGTCGACGGCGACTACGAGCTGGACATCGAGCCCGGCACCCAGCCCAACACCGAGCTGGTGCTCACGGCCAAGGGCATGCCGCGGCTGCGCTCGTCCGGCCGCGTCGACGGCCGTGGCGACCTGCACGTGCACGTCGACGTCGTGGTGCCGACCAAGCTCGACGAGGCCCAGCGCGACCTGCTCGTGGACCTGGCCCAGCAGCGCGGCGAAGAGGTGCCGACGCTGGCCTCCAACGGCAGCAAGCACGGCGGCCTGTTCTCCAAGCTGCGCGCCAAGAACCGTTAG
- the hrcA gene encoding heat-inducible transcriptional repressor HrcA, producing the protein MANTDERRFEVLRAIVADYVSNQEPVGSKTIVERHNLGVSSATVRNDMAALEEEGYIAQPHTSAGRIPTDKGYRLFVDRLSEIKPLSPAERRAIISFLDSGTDLDDVLRRSVRLLAQLTRQVAVVQYPMLTNAAVRHLEVVPLTPARLMLVLITDSGRVDQRTVDLGDVVTEEGVLRLRTVLNGALAGRRLAEAAARVAELPEAAPADLRDSLTRICTVLVESLVEHPEERLVLGGTANLTRNVADFPGSLRQVLEALEEQVVVLKLLAAARYPGAVTVRIGEENEDEQMRSTSVVSIGYGADDMILGGMGIVGPTRMDYPGTIAAVRAVANYVGQILSAR; encoded by the coding sequence GTGGCGAACACGGACGAACGTCGCTTCGAGGTTCTTCGCGCGATCGTCGCCGACTACGTCTCGAACCAGGAGCCGGTCGGCTCGAAGACCATCGTCGAGCGGCACAACCTCGGCGTCTCCAGCGCCACGGTCCGCAACGACATGGCCGCGCTCGAGGAAGAGGGCTACATCGCCCAGCCGCACACCAGCGCCGGCCGGATCCCCACGGACAAGGGGTACCGGCTGTTCGTCGACCGGCTCTCGGAGATCAAGCCGCTGTCCCCGGCCGAGCGCCGCGCGATCATCAGCTTCCTCGACTCCGGCACCGACCTCGACGACGTGCTCCGCCGCTCGGTCCGGCTGCTCGCGCAGCTCACCCGGCAGGTCGCGGTGGTGCAGTACCCGATGCTGACCAACGCGGCGGTCCGCCACCTCGAGGTGGTCCCGCTCACGCCGGCGCGACTGATGCTGGTGCTGATCACCGACTCCGGCCGGGTCGACCAGCGCACCGTGGACCTCGGCGACGTGGTCACCGAGGAGGGCGTGCTCCGGCTGCGCACGGTGCTCAACGGCGCGCTGGCCGGGCGCCGGCTGGCCGAGGCCGCCGCCCGCGTCGCCGAGCTGCCCGAGGCGGCACCGGCCGACCTGCGCGACAGCCTCACCCGTATCTGTACGGTTCTGGTGGAGTCGCTCGTCGAGCACCCGGAAGAACGGCTGGTGCTCGGCGGCACGGCCAACCTGACCCGCAACGTCGCGGACTTCCCCGGATCGCTGCGGCAGGTGCTGGAGGCGCTCGAGGAGCAGGTGGTCGTGCTCAAGCTGCTGGCGGCGGCGCGTTACCCCGGTGCGGTGACGGTCCGCATCGGTGAGGAAAATGAGGACGAACAGATGCGAAGCACCTCCGTGGTGTCGATCGGCTACGGCGCCGACGACATGATCCTGGGGGGCATGGGCATCGTCGGACCGACCCGGATGGACTACCCGGGCACCATCGCGGCGGTCCGCGCGGTGGCCAACTACGTGGGGCAGATCCTGTCCGCCCGCTGA
- a CDS encoding YbaB/EbfC family nucleoid-associated protein, with translation MNAGAPNTSDIAEIGQRAAEAQERLKHVAATATSADGAVTVTVNTAGALQQLSFGPRSEELPRAALAAAVVATAHRAQAQAAQQLTAIMAPVIGENSDAMKFLEEQIPAPEVEEEPPPAEPQRQFFNRDDEFPPPPPPARPGPPAPPAPPARPSRPARPPAGNTDDDDYYNGGSILGRGN, from the coding sequence ATGAACGCAGGGGCACCCAATACCTCCGATATCGCTGAAATCGGGCAGCGGGCCGCCGAGGCCCAGGAACGGCTGAAGCACGTCGCCGCCACGGCGACGAGCGCCGACGGGGCGGTCACTGTCACCGTGAACACCGCCGGAGCACTGCAGCAGCTGTCCTTCGGCCCCCGGTCCGAGGAGCTGCCGCGCGCCGCGCTGGCCGCGGCCGTGGTCGCCACCGCCCACCGCGCGCAGGCGCAGGCGGCCCAGCAGCTGACCGCGATCATGGCGCCGGTGATCGGTGAGAACAGCGACGCGATGAAATTCCTGGAAGAGCAGATCCCGGCTCCCGAGGTCGAAGAGGAACCGCCGCCCGCGGAGCCGCAGCGGCAATTCTTCAATCGCGACGACGAATTCCCGCCGCCCCCGCCGCCGGCCCGCCCCGGCCCACCTGCGCCCCCGGCGCCCCCGGCGCGTCCGTCGCGGCCGGCCCGGCCGCCCGCGGGCAACACCGATGACGACGACTACTACAACGGCGGCTCGATCCTGGGGAGGGGCAACTGA
- a CDS encoding type VII secretion target, whose product MPDQKVSLEALQTHKGEVQSIGDGVKAAAQATAGAGQAMSDNSFGLVGAPFGAAMEIWTAIASSFIGDVASSAEDIADKLQQAHDMYSDHDKQTAGHINGIGKEL is encoded by the coding sequence ATGCCAGATCAGAAGGTCAGTCTGGAAGCACTGCAGACGCACAAGGGCGAGGTGCAGAGCATCGGCGACGGCGTCAAGGCGGCCGCGCAGGCGACCGCCGGCGCGGGCCAGGCGATGAGCGACAACTCGTTCGGCCTGGTCGGGGCGCCGTTCGGCGCGGCGATGGAGATCTGGACGGCCATCGCGTCGTCCTTCATCGGCGACGTCGCGAGCTCGGCCGAGGACATCGCGGACAAGCTCCAGCAGGCCCACGACATGTACAGCGATCACGACAAGCAGACGGCCGGGCACATCAACGGCATCGGCAAGGAGCTGTAG
- a CDS encoding WXG100 family type VII secretion target gives MTETQENPLVAKSESPTGFTTNMGSAPNELDNLNAQTSGAGILNDVASSLTDFRNGDWLNFGVDVATDGLDLLGAAMDPLGTLASAGVGWLIEHISFLKEGLDQLAGNPEAVTAKATTWENVSKQLEQSAGQYEQAAAKVAPDFQGAGGQAYQNTAKGYAATLRGASGQAHAASIGMNVAAALVGTERGLIRDMISSFVGELIIKGLAALAASWCTFGGTIAAFIADTVVEGGILAEKIGTRIAKVVEQLEKLAKSAGKSKAAIEDAANALKKLGKAADKVTDKSVDLAANIEKKGNELTDSARAAGKSHVDESVGDKAKRWGEAWEDKVPGRDHVKGLGDKYSEDGRSFLSQKEWRKPGEETPKWNTADTVGAATEARRQENEQIARSKEGAEAYEKEHGGEGGGEGAKPEGGGQKPEGGAKPE, from the coding sequence ATGACCGAGACGCAGGAAAACCCCCTCGTCGCGAAGTCCGAGTCGCCGACCGGCTTCACCACGAACATGGGCTCGGCGCCCAATGAGCTGGACAACCTCAACGCCCAGACCTCGGGCGCGGGCATCCTCAACGACGTCGCCTCCAGCCTCACCGACTTCCGCAACGGCGACTGGCTCAACTTCGGCGTGGACGTCGCCACGGACGGGCTCGACCTGCTCGGCGCGGCGATGGACCCGCTCGGCACGCTGGCCAGCGCGGGCGTCGGCTGGCTGATCGAGCACATCAGCTTCCTCAAGGAGGGCCTCGACCAGCTCGCGGGCAACCCCGAGGCGGTCACGGCGAAGGCCACGACCTGGGAGAACGTCTCCAAGCAGCTGGAGCAGAGCGCCGGCCAGTACGAGCAGGCCGCGGCGAAGGTGGCGCCGGACTTCCAGGGCGCGGGCGGGCAGGCCTACCAGAACACGGCGAAGGGCTACGCGGCGACGCTGCGGGGTGCCTCCGGCCAGGCGCACGCCGCGTCGATCGGCATGAACGTGGCGGCCGCCCTGGTCGGCACCGAGCGCGGCCTGATCCGCGACATGATCTCGTCCTTCGTGGGCGAGCTGATCATCAAGGGCCTGGCCGCGCTGGCCGCCTCGTGGTGCACCTTCGGCGGCACGATCGCCGCGTTCATCGCCGACACCGTGGTCGAGGGCGGCATCCTGGCCGAGAAGATCGGCACCCGCATCGCCAAGGTCGTCGAGCAGCTGGAGAAGCTCGCCAAGAGCGCCGGCAAGTCCAAGGCGGCCATCGAGGACGCTGCCAATGCGCTGAAGAAGCTCGGCAAGGCCGCAGACAAGGTGACCGACAAGAGCGTCGACCTGGCCGCGAACATCGAGAAGAAGGGCAACGAGCTCACCGACTCCGCCCGCGCCGCCGGGAAGTCCCATGTGGACGAGAGCGTCGGGGACAAGGCCAAGCGGTGGGGCGAGGCGTGGGAGGACAAGGTCCCGGGCCGCGATCATGTCAAAGGCTTGGGTGACAAGTACTCCGAAGACGGCCGCAGCTTCCTCAGTCAGAAGGAATGGCGCAAGCCCGGCGAGGAAACTCCGAAGTGGAACACCGCGGACACCGTGGGTGCCGCGACCGAAGCGCGCCGCCAGGAGAACGAACAGATCGCCCGCTCCAAAGAAGGCGCCGAAGCCTACGAAAAAGAGCACGGCGGGGAAGGCGGCGGCGAGGGCGCGAAGCCCGAAGGCGGCGGCCAGAAACCCGAAGGCGGGGCAAAGCCCGAGTAA
- a CDS encoding CoA-acylating methylmalonate-semialdehyde dehydrogenase: MTERISHWIDGKPVTGPAGRTGDVFDPATGEVRAKVDFAGPSEVDQAVAAAAAALPGWRGTSLAGRTRVLFAFRELLSARQHELVKIVTAEHGKVESDAAGEIARALENVEYACGAAQMLKGGFSENASTGVDVYSIAQPLGVVGVISPFNFPAMVPLWFVPNALACGNTVVLKPSEKDPSAAVFIAGLFAEAGLPAGVLNVLHGDKVAVDGLLEHRDVKAISFVGSTPIARYVYETGTRHGKRVQALGGAKNHMVVLPDADLDLAADAAVSAGFGSAGERCMAVSVVVAVDPIGDELVAKITERMARLRVGDGRDPSSEMGPLVTKAHHERVKSYVDAGVASGAALVMDGRGISVTGNGFWLGPTLFDHVRPEMPIYTDEIFGPVLSVARTPSYDDALSLINANPYGNGTAIFTGNGAAARRFQNEVEVGMVGVNVPIPVPVSYYSFGGWKDSLFGDSHAYGPEGFHFFTRTKVVTSRWPDTSHAGVNLGFPGNS, from the coding sequence GTGACCGAGCGCATCAGCCATTGGATCGACGGCAAGCCGGTCACCGGCCCGGCCGGGCGCACCGGGGACGTGTTCGACCCCGCGACCGGCGAGGTCCGGGCGAAGGTGGACTTCGCCGGCCCGTCCGAGGTGGACCAGGCGGTGGCCGCCGCCGCGGCTGCGCTGCCGGGCTGGCGCGGGACCTCGCTGGCCGGGCGCACGCGGGTGCTGTTCGCGTTCCGTGAGCTGCTTTCGGCGCGTCAGCACGAGCTGGTGAAGATCGTCACGGCCGAGCACGGCAAGGTCGAATCCGATGCGGCCGGCGAAATCGCGCGGGCGCTGGAGAACGTGGAGTACGCGTGCGGCGCCGCGCAAATGCTGAAGGGCGGCTTCAGCGAAAACGCGTCCACCGGCGTCGACGTCTATTCGATCGCGCAGCCGCTGGGCGTGGTCGGCGTGATCTCGCCGTTCAACTTCCCCGCGATGGTGCCGCTGTGGTTCGTGCCGAACGCGCTGGCGTGCGGCAACACTGTGGTTCTGAAGCCGAGTGAGAAGGACCCGTCGGCCGCGGTGTTCATCGCCGGGCTGTTCGCCGAAGCCGGGCTGCCCGCGGGCGTGCTGAACGTGCTGCACGGCGACAAGGTGGCGGTCGACGGCCTGCTGGAACACCGTGACGTCAAGGCGATCTCGTTTGTCGGTTCGACGCCGATCGCGCGCTACGTCTACGAAACCGGCACGCGGCACGGCAAGCGCGTGCAAGCCCTCGGCGGGGCGAAGAACCACATGGTCGTCCTCCCCGACGCGGACCTCGACCTGGCCGCGGACGCCGCCGTGTCCGCCGGCTTCGGCTCGGCGGGGGAGCGCTGCATGGCGGTCTCGGTGGTCGTCGCCGTGGACCCGATCGGCGACGAACTGGTCGCGAAGATCACCGAGCGCATGGCCCGGCTGCGCGTCGGCGACGGCCGCGACCCGTCGTCGGAAATGGGGCCACTGGTCACGAAGGCCCACCACGAGCGCGTGAAGTCCTATGTGGACGCCGGCGTCGCCTCGGGTGCCGCGCTGGTGATGGACGGCCGTGGCATCTCGGTGACCGGCAACGGCTTCTGGCTCGGCCCGACGCTGTTCGACCACGTCCGCCCCGAAATGCCGATCTACACCGACGAAATCTTCGGCCCGGTCCTGTCAGTGGCGCGCACGCCTTCGTACGACGACGCTCTGTCCCTGATCAACGCCAACCCCTACGGCAACGGTACGGCCATCTTCACCGGCAACGGAGCCGCCGCCCGCCGCTTCCAGAACGAAGTCGAGGTCGGCATGGTCGGCGTCAACGTGCCGATCCCGGTCCCCGTCAGCTACTACTCCTTCGGCGGCTGGAAGGACTCACTGTTCGGCGACAGCCATGCGTATGGGCCGGAGGGTTTCCACTTCTTCACGCGGACGAAGGTGGTCACTTCGCGGTGGCCGGACACCTCGCATGCGGGGGTGAATCTCGGGTTTCCGGGGAATTCCTGA